Genomic DNA from Cyanobacteria bacterium FACHB-DQ100:
AAGTAATCACAGACCCAATACTCCTCAATTCCCAAAGCTTCGTAGTCCTCTAGCTTTAAGGCATAGTCATCACTCCAGTTCGTACTTGTCACTTCAATGATCAACTTTGCCGATTTGCCCTGAGTGATTGTTGATTCTTTTTCCCATCGTGGGTCATCTCCTAGCGTTTGTTCATTCAAAACGATGACATCTGGCTCATATCCAGAATCATCACACTTAACAACACATTCCTTTGGCACAAAGTAAGGCAATTTTAAGCGTTCAATCTCATTCCCCAGTCGCAGCGCAATGTACCCGCACACCTTCGAGTGCTTACCGGTAGGCTTTGGCATTTCAATGATTTCTCCACTATGTAACTCATAACGATGCTCTGAGTGTTCGGGATACCAAGCGATAAACTCATCAAACGTGATTTGTTTGGGAAGAGATTGAACCATCGGAATTACCTCACTGGGACTGTAATTGGGCATCTAGTGCTTTGGCAATACGATCGCGTGCCTCCTCTAAGTGTGCTTTGGTGTAAACTTCCTTCTCACTGACTCGACCGAGCGCACGATCGATAGACCGTCGAAGTTGTCTCAGTTCATACCGCGCAACCGTCCGAGCATCTTCGGGAACTGGCGCTTGTCGCAACAACATCGAAATCATTGCCTCCATGTATTGTCGTTGTAGGGCACGACGCAAGCCAGAGAGCTTGAGATTATCCTGTGGCTTAATCACATCGCCCCAAATGCTCGACTGGAGACTATCAAACAACTCAGGAATTGTTAATCCCTGTCCGGCTTGGGTTTTAAGCTCAGAATCTCGCAGACGAGCTAAGCGATCGTAATCCAGCAGCGAATACAGTACAACACTTTGCAGAAATAGAATATTGTCATGAATCGGATAGTCTAGGTTTGGGGTCGGATCTGCACCCCAGTGCGCCCAGCGCGACGGAGCTAATTTGTTGAGAAAGTCCGGTGAGAAGCGGAACGGGTCTTCGCTAAACACATACTTCTCGATCAGGGCTAAGGCTTGGCGCTGTTGCTCGATCGGCACTGGCTCAAACGGCAATCTTCCTTTGGCATCCCCCGCCTTAAATCGATTAAAATACTGTCCTCCAATGTACTCGCTCAAGAAAGTCGAATACTGGAAGTAGTATTCAAACACCGCATTAAAAGCCACTCTGACTTCATTAAAGCCATCGCCCTCGAATGGATAGCGCTGATCAACGCGATTCCACATCTGGCGAGCATTGTTCAATTGCCACTGAGCGTAAGTCAGTAGATCACCGCTCATGTCGAATACATTGATTTTAGGGTCGAGATAAGTCAGGTCTTCATCCGTCGCGTAGGTCAGTTCGGGAGCAGGAGCGCGTTGAGCAATTTTATCTAACTCACGCTTTTCCGCGAGTGGAATAATTGCAGTGATCGGTTTGTATCCGTATTCGATCGCCCATTCGTCGTAGGGGCCAACTGTATGAGTGAAATAATCACCTTGCTTGGTTCCTTGGGGTGCAAGATTGACTGGAGCATATTCCATCACTGATCCAACCAAGCCCTTAGATCGAGTAATCGCAGTATTGTTGAGTTCTTCAGGTTTGAGCATTGAACTCGCGCGGAAGTTGTGCCGTAAACCGAGCGT
This window encodes:
- a CDS encoding Uma2 family endonuclease, translating into MVQSLPKQITFDEFIAWYPEHSEHRYELHSGEIIEMPKPTGKHSKVCGYIALRLGNEIERLKLPYFVPKECVVKCDDSGYEPDVIVLNEQTLGDDPRWEKESTITQGKSAKLIIEVTSTNWSDDYALKLEDYEALGIEEYWVCDYLGLGGKRYIGSPKQPTFSVYQLNEAGEYEVRQFRGEQAITSKVFPELQLSLNQVLDRIHS